A single window of Streptomyces cathayae DNA harbors:
- a CDS encoding ATP-binding protein: protein MNQETVTAPGEPTVVTSHFHTMFPSTARGAHDARHAAERWLATQQGWPEAATAEDDSAATASLLIAELTANAARHGRVQGRNSRLALTLTPATLRIEVTDARGERLPAPTLDADADGESGRGLLLVTSLADAWGCEPHHPGGKTVWAECTRRTAKTGR, encoded by the coding sequence GTGAATCAGGAAACTGTCACCGCACCTGGTGAACCGACCGTCGTCACGAGCCACTTCCACACCATGTTTCCCAGCACGGCGCGGGGTGCACACGACGCCCGCCATGCCGCTGAGCGCTGGCTCGCCACGCAGCAGGGATGGCCGGAAGCCGCCACCGCCGAAGACGACAGCGCGGCCACGGCATCCCTTCTCATCGCGGAACTGACCGCCAACGCGGCCCGGCACGGCCGGGTGCAGGGCAGGAACTCACGCCTCGCCCTCACCCTGACACCCGCCACCCTGCGCATCGAGGTCACCGACGCGCGGGGCGAACGCCTGCCCGCGCCGACACTGGACGCGGACGCCGACGGTGAGTCCGGCCGCGGCCTGCTCCTCGTCACCTCGCTCGCCGACGCTTGGGGCTGCGAGCCCCACCACCCGGGCGGCAAGACGGTGTGGGCGGAGTGCACCAGGAGGACCGCCAAGACAGGGCGATAG
- a CDS encoding helix-turn-helix domain-containing protein: MTAQPGTGVPTGGETDGTDEVADLFRALGRQIKVARERAGLSQKELGDRIGYGEETISSVERARRTPQPELLVAVDQSLECGGLLASAAEDVERAKTRRRVRHPEWFRDYARLEAEAVELRYFANQAVPGLFQTPDYARAVFASRQPFFDEETIEQRVTARMDRQELMTRWPPPTVSATIQESILRHPFGGRDVQRGQLEQLLRAGRMRHVEIQVMPAASEEHAGMGGPFTLLTPKGKPQVAYLEVQHISRLITDQEEVRILAAKHGSIRGQALTPRESLRLIEKMLGDL; this comes from the coding sequence ATGACAGCGCAGCCGGGTACGGGTGTTCCCACGGGTGGCGAAACGGACGGCACCGACGAGGTCGCGGACCTGTTCCGGGCCCTCGGGCGGCAGATCAAGGTCGCCCGGGAGCGGGCCGGACTGAGCCAGAAGGAGCTGGGCGACCGGATCGGGTACGGGGAGGAGACGATCTCCTCGGTCGAGCGGGCACGGCGGACTCCTCAGCCGGAACTGCTGGTCGCGGTGGACCAGTCGCTGGAGTGCGGGGGCTTGTTGGCCTCCGCGGCGGAGGATGTGGAGCGGGCGAAGACACGGCGCCGGGTGCGGCATCCGGAGTGGTTCCGGGACTACGCCCGACTGGAGGCGGAAGCCGTGGAGCTGCGCTACTTCGCCAACCAGGCGGTACCCGGCTTGTTCCAGACCCCGGACTACGCCCGCGCCGTCTTCGCCAGCCGACAGCCGTTCTTCGACGAGGAGACCATCGAGCAGCGTGTCACCGCGAGGATGGATCGGCAGGAGCTGATGACACGGTGGCCGCCACCGACCGTGAGCGCCACCATTCAGGAGAGCATTCTGCGGCATCCCTTCGGCGGGCGAGATGTACAGCGCGGACAACTGGAACAACTGTTGCGGGCAGGGCGCATGCGTCACGTGGAGATCCAGGTGATGCCGGCCGCGAGCGAGGAACACGCAGGCATGGGCGGGCCGTTCACACTGCTCACCCCGAAGGGCAAACCGCAGGTGGCCTATCTGGAGGTCCAGCACATCAGCCGTCTCATCACTGACCAGGAAGAGGTACGCATCCTGGCCGCGAAACATGGCAGCATCCGAGGGCAGGCGCTCACCCCACGCGAATCCCTGCGCCTGATCGAGAAGATGCTGGGAGACCTATGA
- a CDS encoding DUF397 domain-containing protein has product MNTELPAPLVWLKSSYSGDEGGECLEVAPDTAVIHVRDSKERCGPQLAFARSAWSGFVADLGRGRI; this is encoded by the coding sequence ATGAACACCGAACTGCCCGCACCATTGGTCTGGTTGAAGAGCAGCTACAGCGGCGACGAGGGCGGCGAGTGCCTCGAAGTCGCCCCCGACACGGCCGTCATACACGTCCGGGATTCCAAGGAACGCTGTGGGCCCCAGCTCGCGTTCGCGCGGAGCGCATGGTCCGGGTTCGTCGCGGATCTGGGGCGGGGCCGGATCTGA